ACAGATACTCCAGCGCTTCCTTCAGGCTGCCGGGCAGGTCTTCTATCCCCGCCGCCATCCTTTCAGCCGGCGTCATCTCGTAAATATTGTCGAAGGTCTGGGGACCTGGGTCAATCCTGTTCTTAATGCCATCAAGGCCCGCCGCCAGAATTACGGCCAGCGCCAGATACGGGTTGGCCGCCGGGTCCGGACTCCTGAGCTCTATTCGGGTGGCGATTCCCCGGGCTGCCGGTATCCTGACGAGAGCACTCCGGTTTTTGCTGGACCAGGAGATGTACACGGGTGCCTCGTATCCGGGGACCAGCCGCTTGTAGGAATTCACCGTCGGATTGGTAACCGCAGTGAAACCCTTTACGTGGTGCAGTATGCCTCCGATGAAGTACATGGCCACTTCCGAAAGGCCGGTTTCTTTGTTGCTCTCATCGTAGAAAGCGTTTACTCCGTCTTTAAACAGCGACATGTTCAGGTGCATGCCCGAACCGTTTTCGCCGAATATGGGCTTCGGCATGAAGGTGGCGTAAAGCCCGTGTTCCATGGCAATGGCCTTGGTGACGAACTTGAAGGTGACTATGTTATCGGCGGTCCTCAGTGCCGGTGCGTATTTAAAGTCGATCTCGTGCTGCCCCGGCGCCACTTCGTGATGGGATGCCTCCACCTCAAATCCCATTTCCTCCAGGGCCAGCGTTATGTCCCTTCGGGCATTTTCGCCCAGGTCCACCGGCGAAAGGTCGAAGTAACTGCCTTTATCGTTGGTC
The DNA window shown above is from Thermosediminibacter oceani DSM 16646 and carries:
- the glnA gene encoding type I glutamate--ammonia ligase; translated protein: MPKYTKSDILRKAQELDVKFVRLQFTDILGIIKNVTITVERLEEALDGKIMFDGSSIEGFTRIQESDMYLMPDYDTFTILPWKPRKGAEARLMCDIYTHDGEPFIGCPRGILKKVCEEAREMGYEFLVGPEPEFFLFEMDEDGKPTIKTNDKGSYFDLSPVDLGENARRDITLALEEMGFEVEASHHEVAPGQHEIDFKYAPALRTADNIVTFKFVTKAIAMEHGLYATFMPKPIFGENGSGMHLNMSLFKDGVNAFYDESNKETGLSEVAMYFIGGILHHVKGFTAVTNPTVNSYKRLVPGYEAPVYISWSSKNRSALVRIPAARGIATRIELRSPDPAANPYLALAVILAAGLDGIKNRIDPGPQTFDNIYEMTPAERMAAGIEDLPGSLKEALEYLSKDEVIKAALGPHVYEHFVKAKLIEWDTYRTQVHQWELDQYLGIF